From Capsicum annuum cultivar UCD-10X-F1 unplaced genomic scaffold, UCD10Xv1.1 ctg82600, whole genome shotgun sequence:
GTAACTAGGAGTCCTATTACACCTAAGGCCAACTTCAATTCACCAAACCAAGGTTCATCTCATGTAGTCATTGTGGACTCGTACAAGGATATTGAGTAGACGGTTGATGTATCAGACTCGACCCTATCTTTCGTATCATGCATTCCCATCCGTGTCGCAACGAATTCGGTAAGCTACGTGTCCGATGCACGGAGAACTGCCTTCGGGCCCTCTTTCTTACTTACTCGTGGCAACCTTCCGGCCGCCCAACGACCTATAATGCTAGTCACTACTCCCACTGGGGCTAGGAAATAAGCCCCACAACCCAAAGTGGCGAAGAACAAATAGAATTTGCTACAAAAGCCGGCTAACGGGGGTATTCCTGCATATGAGAACATAGTAATGGAGAAGGTAATAGCCAAAATAGGATTCATTTTGGCTAGAGCGCCCAAATCATCTATATATTTGACACGGGTTTGCCGTAATGCTAAAACTATGGCGAATGCATCTATCGTCATTGATGCATAAATAAAGATACCAATTAGTAGTGATTGAATTCCTTCTATGGTTCCACATGAGAAACCTGTACGAATATAACCTACATATCCAATTGAACTATGAGCTAGAAGTCTTTTTACTTTCGTTTGGGCCATGGCGGCCAGTGCTCCTAAGATCATAGAAGCAATGTTGCagaaaaagaagatttgttgCAATGTAGCTCCATAAGAACCATAAATAGAAACACGTGAAATATTAGCAGAAATAGAGATTTTAGGCGCAATAGAAAGGAATGCTGTAACTGGG
This genomic window contains:
- the LOC124895496 gene encoding NADH-ubiquinone oxidoreductase chain 2-like; the encoded protein is MWAPDIYEGSPTPVTAFLSIAPKISISANISRVSIYGSYGATLQQIFFFCNIASMILGALAAMAQTKVKRLLAHSSIGYVGYIRTGFSCGTIEGIQSLLIGIFIYASMTIDAFAIVLALRQTRVKYIDDLGALAKMNPILAITFSITMFSYAGIPPLAGFCSKFYLFFATLGCGAYFLAPVGVVTSIIGRWAAGRLPRVSKKEGPKAVLRASDT